One region of Manis pentadactyla isolate mManPen7 chromosome 9, mManPen7.hap1, whole genome shotgun sequence genomic DNA includes:
- the LOC118909753 gene encoding olfactory receptor 5AN1-like, producing the protein MIRRENITEITHFILLGFSDFPRIKAVLFVVFLVIYVTTLIWNLGLIILIRMDSHLHTPMYFFLSNLSFLDICYVTSTAPKMLFDFFQEQHTITLVGCAIQYLFFTTTGLTETCLMTAMAYDRYAAICNPLLYSSIMSPTLCVGMVLGSYMAGISGSVSQVCAILQLHFCGPNVIHHFFCDMPQLLVLSCSDIFFAKLLLAVLTIIFAIINALVVMISYVYIVISIMKITTAKGRSKAFNTCASHLTVVSLFYTSSSFVYLSSSSGGPSNFDRFASVFYTVVIPMLNPLIYSLRNKEIKDALKRFQKKGGYC; encoded by the coding sequence ATGATTAGAAGAGAAAATATTACAGAGATCACCCACTTCATTCTCTTGGGGTTCTCAGATTTTCCCAGAATCAAAGCAGTGCTCTTTGTTGTGTTCCTGGTGATCTACGTTACAACTCTGATTTGGAACCTGGGCCTCATCATCTTAATAAGGATGGATTCCCAcctccacacacccatgtacttcttcctcagtaaCCTGTCCTTCCTAGACATCTGCTATGTGACCTCCACAGCCCCCAAGATGCTCTTCGACTTCTTCCAGGAACAGCATACTATCACCCTAGTGGGTTGTGCCATTCAGTACTTGTTCTTTACAACCACAGGACTGACTGAGACTTGTCTTATGACagccatggcctatgaccgctatgctgCCATTTGTAATCCACTTctctattcatctatcatgtcACCCACCCTCTGTGTTGGGATGGTGCTGGGATCCTACATGGCTGGAATCTCTGGTTCTGTATCCCAAGTGTGTGCCATTCTTCAACTCCACTTCTGTGGGCCTAACGTCATCcaccacttcttctgtgacatGCCCCAGCTGCTAGTTCTGTCCTGTTCTGACATTTTCTTTGCCAAACTTTTACTTGCTGTATTAACAATTATCTTTGCAATAATAAATGCCCTTGTTGTCATGATATCCTATGTCTATATTGTCATCTCCATCATGAAGATCACTACAGCTAAAGGCAGGTCGAAGGCTTTCAACACCTGTGCTTCTCACCTGACAGTAGTTTCCCTCTTCTATACCTCAAGTAGCTTTGTCTATTTGAGTTCCAGCTCTGGTGGTCCTTCCAATTTTGACAGATTTGCATCAGTCTTCTACACAGTGGTGATTCCCATGTTGAACCCATTGATTTACAGTCTGAGGAACAAGGAAATCAAAGATGCCTTGAAGAGGTTTCAGAAGAAGGGAGGGTATTGCTGA